The following coding sequences lie in one Spinacia oleracea cultivar Varoflay chromosome 1, BTI_SOV_V1, whole genome shotgun sequence genomic window:
- the LOC110805199 gene encoding cytokinin dehydrogenase 1: MLSCKFFRQSAEMLLKVFLVLLLNLAEHNINHCSYLPHATPDFTNLSSLELVSSLKKLNLNGNFDFENTRRVANDFGNRYHFLPMAVLLPKTVSDISTTIKHVINMGHNSELTVTARGHGHSLQGQSQSHGGIVISMESLEEPKMHVHTGEQPYVDVSGGELWINILHETLKQGLSPKSWTDYLYLTVGGTLSNAGISGQAFRYGPQINNVHRLEIVTGKGDILNCSAKENADLFYGVLGGLGQFGIITRARISLEPAPRSVKWIRVLYSDFNLFTKDQEQLISSDISFDYIEGFVIINRTGLINNWRSTFSPREPLQASQFSSEGKTLYCLEMAKYFNPEDGNIINQETEHLLSKLNYISHTLFQSEVSYVNFLNRVHLSEIKLREKGLWDVPHPWLNLLVPKSKIYSFAEEVFGHILTDTSNGPILIYPVNQSRWNHKTSMVTPSEDVFYLVAFLTSAMPSSSGSDGLENILTKNKRILDFCEMAKLGAKQYLPHFDTQDGWRAHFGPRWDVFARRKLTYDPLSILTPGQRIFRKGRAIS, encoded by the exons ATGTTGTCGTGTAAGTTCTTTAGACAAAGTGCAGAGATGCTGCTAAAAGTTTTCTTAGTTCTTTTGTTAAACTTGGCTGAGCATAATATCAATCATTGCTCTTACCTTCCTCATGCCACCCCAGATTTCACAAACTTAAGCTCACTTGAGCTAGTATCATCACTTAAGAAACTAAATCTAAATGGTAATTTCGATTTCGAAAATACCCGCCGTGTGGCAAATGACTTTGGTAACAGATACCATTTTCTTCCGATGGCGGTTCTGTTACCCAAAACAGTCTCTGACATCTCTACAACCATCAAACATGTTATCAACATGGGTCATAACTCAGAGCTCACTGTTACAGCAAGAGGCCATGGTCACTCACTTCAAGGTCAATCTCAAAGCCATGGTGGCATTGTCATCAGCATGGAATCTCTAGAAGAACCAAAAATGCATGTCCATACAGGCGAGCAACCTTATGTTGATGTTTCGGGGGGTGAATTGTGGATTAACATTCTGCATGAGACCCTAAAACAGGGATTATCACCTAAATCATGGACCGACTACCTTTATTTGACTGTCGGGGGAACTTTATCAAATGCCGGGATTAGTGGACAAGCATTCAGATATGGACCTCAAATAAACAATGTCCATCGGCTGGAAATTGTAACTG GAAAAGGAGATATATTGAACTGTTCGGCTAAAGAGAACGCTGACCTCTTTTATGGTGTTCTTGGGGGACTAGGGCAGTTTGGCATCATCACTAGGGCCAGAATCTCTCTAGAGCCAGCTCCCAGATCG GTGAAATGGATTAGAGTACTATACTCAGATTTCAACTTATTTACCAAGGATCAAGAACAGCTAATATCATCAGATATTTCATTTGATTATATTGAAGGCTTCGTCATAATAAACAGGACAGGTCTAATTAATAACTGGAGATCTACCTTCAGCCCCAGAGAACCCCTGCAGGCTAGTCAATTCAGCTCTGAAGGAAAAACTCTCTACTGCCTCGAAATGGCCAAGTACTTTAATCCTGAGGATGGGAACATTATAAACCAG GAAACAGAACATTTGCTGTCCAAATTAAACTATATCTCCCACACACTTTTCCAGTCAGAAGTATCGTATGTAAATTTCCTAAACAGAGTTCACCTATCAGAAATAAAGCTCCGAGAGAAAGGTTTGTGGGATGTTCCTCATCCTTGGTTAAATCTTCTGGTTCCCAAGAGTAAGATATACAGTTTTGCTGAGGAGGTATTCGGTCATATCCTCACAGATACAAGCAACGGCCCAATCCTCATTTACCCCGTAAACCAGTCAAG ATGGAATCACAAGACGTCGATGGTGACCCCTTCTGAAGATGTATTTTACCTTGTAGCATTTCTAACATCTGCAATGCCATCTTCGTCTGGATCAGACGGGCTCGAAAATATTTTAAccaaaaacaaaagaatattaGACTTCTGTGAGATGGCCAAGCTTGGGGCAAAGCAATATCTGCCACATTTTGACACTCAGGATGGATGGAGAGCTCATTTTGGGCCTCGATGGGATGTTTTTGCAAGAAGAAAACTAACCTATGACCCTCTATCAATTCTCACACCAGGGCAAAGAATCTTCCGCAAAGGAAGAGCCATTTCATGA
- the LOC110805200 gene encoding uncharacterized protein: protein MPKQDSFSAEGTVQFRLNDPQSEGEIALKEAPGHCDTSTDINMEAAINPDDVVRAGGFGARDDLSSPLPIASDSTDFEASLLDARDYEEPQGEKRRPGLGWSEDRVSD from the coding sequence ATGCCTAAGCAGGATTCATTCTCTGCTGAAGGTACTGTACAATTCAGATTGAATGATCCCCAATCTGAGGGAGAAATTGCACTAAAGGAAGCACCTGGACATTGTGACACATCAACAGATATAAATATGGAGGCAGCTATAAATCCTGATGATGTTGTACGAGCTGGAGGTTTTGGTGCCAGAGATGATTTAAGTAGTCCTCTTCCTATCGCAAGCGACTCAACTGACTTTGAAGCTTCTTTACTTGATGCACGTGACTATGAAGAACCCCAGGGTGAGAAACGCCGACCAGGCCTTGGCTGGAGTGAAGATAGAGTGTCAGACTAA